Proteins from one Ranitomeya variabilis isolate aRanVar5 chromosome 1, aRanVar5.hap1, whole genome shotgun sequence genomic window:
- the POLI gene encoding DNA polymerase iota isoform X4, translating to MSVRDAKERCPQLVLVSGEDLTHYREMSYRVTDLLEEFSPQVERLGFDENFIDITELVDKRLRDPQGDRAMEASGHVYNDQVVDPSDWTHQRYIVGSRVAADIRAAVHSRLGMTGCAGVASNKLLSKLVSGTYKPNQQTVLLPESCGHLISGLDHVHKIPGIGHKTAQRLEALGLSSVTSLQSCPVAVLEKELGATLAHRIQALSRGEDSSPVTSSGPPQSLSEEDSFKKYCSVSDVRTKLEELLRLLLHRLSADGRSAHTLRLTIRQFSPPNRYFNRESRQCPIPMTVAQNMSSGLDCAAVVPTLMELLMKLFEKMIDAKSSFHLTLLNVCFSNLKAVRSSTSSRCSIGFYLTQKKSLMEDDCNVSQFPAPGTTSDPVSCGNPIPSPIPTAMDESSLSLPEDIDMDVFSQLPEDIKKEIIQSPRTRSIQRSRPATAPWGIQKFFNGGNTGNRLVPSGDKGPSPRTVPSLLKKTLGEDSVDTSSAPGSVMASSPRSDSDCPHGSEPDVGVSLDCTEPGDVGVMTPLPKNIDVNVFSQLPSELQRELMSDWKEQKLTPKIQVKKSQDKAKTPKGQRPSSTSRPNNLLKYFKPS from the exons ATCTGTTGGAGGAGTTCAGTCCGCAGGTGGAGCGGCTCGGCTTCGATGAGAACTTCATTGACATCACAGAACTGGTGGATAAGAGGCTGCGAGACCCCCAGGGGGACAGAGCGATGGAGGCGTCCGGTCACGTGTACAATGACCAAG TTGTAGACCCCAGTGATTGGACTCACCAGCGTTATATCGTGGGCTCTCGTGTGGCGGCGGACATCCGGGCGGCGGTGCACAGCAGGCTGGGGATGACGGGCTGTGCCGGGGTCGCATCCAATAAGCTGCTCTCCAAACTCGTCTCTGGGACTTACAAGCCGAATCAACAAACCGTTCTCCTTCCCGAGAGCTGCGGCCATTTAATCAGCGGCCTCGATCACGTCCATAAGATTCCAG GAATCGGACATAAAACTGCCCAGCGCCTGGAAGCTTTAGGGTTAAGCAGCGTCACTTCTCTGCAGTCTTGTCCAGTCGCAGTCCTGGAGAAGGAGTTGGGAGCCACGCTTGCTCATCGTATCCAGGCGCTCAGCAGAGGAGAGGACAGTTCACCGGTCACATCATCTGGACCTCCGCAG TCCCTTAGTGAAGAAGATTCATTCAAGAAATACTGCTCAGTCTCCGATGTGAGAACGAAGCTAGAAGAACTGCTGCGGCTCTTACTGCACCG ACTGTCTGCAGACGGCCGGAGCGCCCACACCCTGCGACTGACCATTCGCCAGTTCTCACCACCCAATAGATATTTCAACCGGGAAAGTCGCCAGTGTCCGATTCCAATGACCGTGGCCCAAAACATGAGCAGCG GATTGGACTGTGCCGCTGTTGTCCCCACACTGATGGAGCTGCTCATGAAACTCTTTGAGAAGATGATTGACGCCAAGTCCTCCTTCCACCTCACTTTGCTGAACGTCTGCTTTTCCAATCTCAAGGCTGTTAGGTCCTCGACGTCCTCAAGATGCTCAATCGGATTTTACCTGACTCAGAAGAAGTCATTGATGGAAGACGATTGTAATGTCAGCCAG TTTCCAGCACCTGGTACAACATCTGATCCTGTGTCTTGTGGAAATCCAATTCCTTCTCCCATTCCTACGGCGATGGATGAGTCTTCACTGTCTCTACCTGAAGACATAGACATGGATGTATTCAGTCAACTCCCTGAGGACATTAAGAAAGAGATTATCCAGAGTCCACGTACAAGAAGTATTCAGAGGAGCCGACCAGCGACAGCCCCCTGGGGGATACAAAAGTTCTTTAATGGAGGAAATACGGGGAATCGCCTCGTTCCTTCAGGAGACAAGGGTCCTTCTCCGCGCACGGTGCCGTCCCTGCTGAAGAAGACTTTAGGAGAAGACTCTGTAGATACCAGCAGTGCCCCCGGCTCGGTCATGGCTTCTTCTCCTAGATCTGACTCTGATTGTCCCCACGGGTCAGAACCAGACGTTGGGGTTTCCTTGGATTGTACAGAACCTGGGGATGTCGGCGTCATGACGCCGCTTCCTAAAAACATTGATGTGAATGTGTTTTCACAGCTGCCGTCCGAGCTTCAGAGAGAACTTATGAGCGATTGGAAGGAGCAAAAACTCACTCCCAAAATCCAGGTCAAGAAGTCTCAAGACAAAGCGAAGACCCCAAAAGGTCAAAGGCCGAGCTCCACGTCCCGTCCCAACAACCTGCTGAAGTATTTCAAGCCGAGTTAG